A genomic region of Fusarium falciforme chromosome 4, complete sequence contains the following coding sequences:
- a CDS encoding TRNA-dihydrouridine(47) synthase [NAD(P)(+)], with amino-acid sequence MLIQSIRKAMAAEVKRVPIPPRGVDYRGKVVLAPMVRSGELPSRLLALKYGADLVWGPETVDYSMIGTSRRFNEDSKTIEWFRLSSQGQKEPPADAKESIIYRMLPEIEKDKLIFQIGTADPDRAVQAARLVAADVAGIDVNAGCPKPFSTSGGMGAALLKTPDKLCAILEALVKNITPEFEIGISVKIRILDTAAETEALVRRLCATGITGLTVHCRTTPMRPRERAIRGQLRMVAEVCHEYGVACLMNGDVENRDEGLKLAKEFGADGAMIATAAEKNPSCFRSQSDGGLAPWEEVVDHYVKTAIDVDNRFGNSKFLLAQMVPGKSKFYQPVNQCKNYRSTCEALGLDKYMDDAIHIDAKRGLDQPLKGKAAKKAAVRANASALAAGGQSGRSRQEMAQKRKKALSERKPATLAEAPEVAQVASAEVA; translated from the exons ATGCTCATTCAGTCCATACGAAAAGCCATGGCCGCAGAAGTCAAGCGAGTGCCCATTCCTCCTCGGGGCGTGGATTACCGTGGCAAGGTTGTCCTTGCGCCAATGGTTCGCTCTGGTGAACTACCCTCAAGATTGCTCGCCCTCAAGTATGGCGCGGACCTTGTCTGGG GCCCTGAGACTGTCGACTACTCCATGATTGGGACGTCTCGACGCTTCAACGAGGACTCCAAGACTATTGAATGGTTCCGGCTCTCTTCCCAGGGCCAAAAGGAGCCTCCTGCCGATGCTAAAGAAAGCATCATATACAGGATGCTTCCTGAGATCGAGAAGGACAAGCTGATCTTCCAGATTGGCACCGCAGACCCCGACCGTGCTGTGCAGGCGGCCAGATTGGTCGCCGCAGATGTTGCCGGCATCGACGTCAATGCTGGCTGCCCAAAGCCATTCAGCACCAGCGGAGGCATGGGCGCGGCCCTCCTCAAGACCCCCGACAAGCTGTgcgccatcctcgaggccCTCGTCAAGAACATCACTCCAGAGTTCGAGATCGGGATTAGCGTCAAGATCAGAATCCTTGACACGGCCGCCGAGACTGAGGCGCTCGTGCGGAGGCTCTGTGCCACCGGCATCACGGGGTTGACTGTGCATTGCCGAACCACACCCATGCGGCCCAGAGAGCGAGCCATCCGAGGGCAGCTCCGCATGGTCGCGGAGGTCTGCCATGAGTACGGCGTTGCATGCCTTATGaatggtgatgttgagaacCGAGACGAGGGCCTCAAGCTCGCCAAGGAGTTTGGCGCTGATGGCGCAATGATTGCAACCGCCGCCGAGAAGAATCCCAGCTGCTTCCGGAGCCAGTCGGATGGTGGACTGGCCCCCTGGGAGGAGGTTGTTGATCACTACGTCAAGACGGCGATTGATGTCGACAACCGGTTCGGCAACTCCAAGTTCCTCCTTGCTCAGATGGTCCCCGGAAAGTCAAAGTTCTATCAGCCCGTCAACCAGTGCAAGAACTACAGGAGTACATGCGAGGCTCTGGGACTTGACAAGTATATGGACGATGCCATTCACATCGACGCCAAACGTGGCCTCGACCAGCCTCTCAAGGGAaaagctgccaagaaggctgccgTCAGGGCTAATGCAAGTGCTCTGGCAGCTGGTGGACAGTCTGGCAGGTCAAGACAAGAGATGGCAcagaagcgcaagaaggcCTTGTCCGAACGAAAGCCTGCCACACTGGCTGAAGCTCCAGAGGTAGCCCAAGTCGCCTCGGCTGAGGTAGCATAA
- a CDS encoding Diphthine--ammonia ligase has translation MSSDGLNVIALVSGGKDSFFSLIHCIEHGHRIVALANLFPADEDASQEQQEHALLVQEQSPSRGQDATTEPETNPRAPSALPSPAGLQVIDPGTWAAQPDAEDHGHGEPDRDLNSFMYQTVGHEVLPLYAAATGLPLYRLPIAGRAVRHERDYDATTMVNAQDSDETESMLPLLQAIVARHPEANALCAGAILSTYQRTRVESIALRLGLTPLAYLWQYPILPPPSAATASDTQLLVDMANAGLEARIIKVASAGLDEDYLWERVSSEAGARRVKNALRKFGAAEGAAALGEGGEFETLVVDGPSRVFKKRINVPDEGRKIVREGGGCSWLLLGGARLEEKPDSAQAQEPTVRVPDLLDPRFQAVLDELLSAPWAAQETKHVSSSARQPTPFAAGAGTATADIDLHRWSVLPDLRTSETSIQEQTVQVVAKIRSLVSEASIDPSQITSTIIVLRHMSDFPKVNGEYGKLFPKPNPPARVTISCGDLLPDSVSIAVYLTVPVSQASGDRNGLHVQSRSYWAPANIGPYSQAIDVPVTIRQQVTGLRCISIAGQIPLIPATMLLPAPSETSHELQVALSLQHLWRVGQELKIQFWTSSVAYFPRATSPDEMQRSAQIAGHAWKKAHGSPDDDEENENGPDPWDLKYNPAYMTLAANDEKPAKIPDWEVLTLRQQNEPDTCVPPTFAVEVEELPRQSDVEWHAHNGLSKVDDASLVMIPPPEVGIPGWNAWHAVVQTASGTVIYSTLAYYCDEISQSLTLGGLEADMGKALDESIRQLRPNEPGISLNKSSLVYVDATQVESLWEHADVPTGLAIIPCRSIWSPTGQRIAIVGLFETILTQES, from the coding sequence ATGTCGTCGGACGGGCTCAATGTCATTGCTCTAGTCTCGGGAGGCAAGGacagcttcttcagcctGATCCACTGCATCGAGCACGGCCACCGTATCGTGGCCCTCGCGAACCTGTTCCCGGCAGACGAGGACGCCAGCCAAGAGCAGCAAGAGCacgccctcctcgtccaggaACAGTCACCATCCCGGGGGCAAGACGCCACGACTGAGCCCGAGACCAATCCTCGTGCGCCGTCTGCGCTGCCATCTCCCGCGGGCCTTCAGGTCATCGACCCGGGTACCTGGGCGGCCCAACCGGATGCCGAGgaccatggccatggcgaaCCTGACAGGGACCTGAACAGCTTCATGTACCAGACGGTTGGTCATGAAGTCCTCCCCCTGTACGCCGCTGCGACTGGACTGCCGCTCTATCGCCTGCCCATCGCTGGACGTGCGGTCCGTCATGAGAGGGACTACGACGCGACGACGATGGTCAACGCTCAGGACAGCGACGAGACAGAGTCCATGCTGCCCTTGCTCCAGGCCATCGTCGCCCGCCATCCCGAGGCCAATGCCCTCTGCGCTGGTGCCATCCTCTCTACCTACCAGCGCACCCGCGTTGAGTCAATCGCCCTGCGCCTTGGCCTCACGCCCCTGGCCTACCTATGGCAGTACCCGATCCTGCCACCCCCATCCGCAGCCACTGCCAGTGACACCCAGCTACTGGTCGACATGGCCAACGCCGGGCTTGAGGCACGGATCATCAAAGTTGCCAGTGCTGGTCTGGACGAGGACTATCTCTGGGAGCGGGTATCGAGCGAGGCAGGGGCCCGGCGTGTGAAGAACGCGCTGCGCAAGTTTGGCGCAGCTGAGGGCGCGGCAGCCCTGGGAGAAGGTGGCGAGTTCGAGAccctcgtcgtcgacggACCTTCGCGTGTCTTCAAGAAGAGGATCAACGTCCCGGACGAGGGGCGGAAGATCGTGCGTGAAGGTGGTGGTTGCTCGTGGCTCCTGTTGGGGGGCGCACGGCTCGAGGAAAAGCCAGATTCTGCACAGGCACAGGAGCCGACAGTTCGGGTCCCTGATCTGCTCGATCCTAGGTTCCAGGCCGTGTTGGACGAGCTGCTGTCTGCACCCTGGGCAGCGCAGGAGACCAAGCACGTCTCTTCCTCTGCGAGGCAGCCAACGCCATTCGCTGCGGGTGCAGGGACTGCAACTGCCGACATCGATCTTCACCGCTGGTCCGTTCTCCCGGATCTGCGCACGAGCGAGACGTCGATCCAGGAACAGACGGTGCAGGTTGTGGCGAAGATCAGGAGTCTGGTGTCGGAGGCTTCCATCGACCCCTCGCAGATCACAAGCACTATTATTGTGCTGCGGCACATGTCAGACTTTCCAAAGGTCAACGGGGAGTATGGAAAGCTGTTCCCAAAGCCCAATCCACCAGCTCGGGTGACCATATCCTGCGGCGATCTGCTCCCGGACAGCGTCAGCATCGCTGTGTATCTTACTGTCCCTGTGTCTCAGGCATCTGGCGACCGCAATGGTCTTCATGTCCAGTCACGGTCCTACTGGGCACCTGCAAACATTGGTCCCTATAGTCAGGCTATAGATGTGCCTGTTACGATCCGTCAGCAGGTGACTGGTCTCCGATGTATCTCGATTGCAGGACAAATTCCCCTGATTCCAGCCACGATGTTGCTCCCGGCCCCCTCTGAAACCTCGCACGAGCTCCAAGTTGCGCTCTCTCTGCAACATCTCTGGCGAGTTGGTCAAGAACTCAAGATCCAGTTCTGGACAAGCTCAGTTGCCTACTTCCCTCGTGCGACTTCTCCTGATGAGATGCAACGCAGCGCTCAGATTGCAGGGCATGCTTGGAAGAAGGCTCACGGATCtcctgatgatgatgaggagaatgAAAACGGCCCTGATCCTTGGGATCTGAAGTACAACCCGGCTTACATGACGCTGGCAGCTAATGATGAGAAGCCCGCAAAGATTCCTGACTGGGAGGTCCTTACGCTTCGTCAGCAGAACGAGCCTGACACTTGTGTCCCGCCAACCTTTgctgttgaggttgaggagctgcCCCGGCAGTCTGACGTGGAATGGCATGCTCACAACGGGTTGTCGAAGGTGGATGATGCAAGCCTTGTGATGATTCCTCCTCCCGAAGTCGGGATTCCAGGCTGGAATGCCTGGCATGCAGTTGTGCAAACGGCAAGTGGCACTGTGATATACAGTACCTTGGCCTATTACTGTGATGAGATATCCCAATCCCTCACACTGGGAGGATTGGAGGCGGACATGGGCAAGGCTCTCGACGAGTCCATCCGCCAACTGCGCCCCAACGAGCCTGGAATCAGTCTCAACAAGTCTTCTCTTGTCTATGTTGACGCCACTCAAGTCGAGTCTTTGTGGGAGCACGCCGATGTGCCGACGGGGTTGGCCATCATCCCTTGCCGGTCCATTTGGTCACCTACTGGACAACGGATAGCGATTGTCGGCTTGTTTGAGACGATTTTGACACAAGAATCATGA
- a CDS encoding Aldo-ket-red domain-containing protein, whose translation MTYTILGKEVGPIGYGLMSLTMRPLSDEVAFAAIRAALDSGCNYLNGGEFYGPPDANSLTLMRRYLEKYPADADRIVLNIKGALGSDFRPRGTKEGVRESIDNCLKTLGPVGRISQFEAARKDPNSDYEEETLAAIDEYVKAGKIDGISCSEINVNTLRSAAKKYNITALEIEVSLFTPEPLTNGLLEACGELDIPVLAYSPLGRGFLGGQIKSFDELPENDFRRINPRWQGENFTKNLELVSSIEAIAKKKGCTTSQVAINWLVALSRRPGMPIIIPIPGSTNPDRIRENATVVDLTEDDMASIDKILASFTTAGERYPAAHMDLLNG comes from the exons atgacttACACCATTCTTGGAAAGGAAGTCGGCCCTATCGGCTACGGCCTCATGA GCCTTACCATGCGTCCCCTCTCGGACGAGGTCGCCTTCGCCGCCATCCGCGCCGCCCTCGACTCGGGCTGCAACTACCTCAATGGCGGTGAATTCTATGGCCCCCCTGACGCAAACTCCCTGACCCTCATGCGTCGATACCTTGAGAAGTATCCTGCCGACGCCGACCGCATAGTCCTCAACATCAAGGGCGCCCTCGGCAGCGATTTCCGGCCTCGTGGTACCAAGGAGGGCGTCCGCGAGAGCATCGACAACTGCCTGAAGACGCTGGGTCCTGTGGGACGCATCAGCCAGTTCGAGGCTGCCCGCAAGGATCCCAACTCGGACTATGAGGAAGAGACTCTCGCTGCCATTGACGAGTATGTCAAGGCGGGAAAGATTGACGGCATCTCGTGCAGCGAGATCAATGTCAACACCCTTCGCAGTGCTGCCAAGAAGTACAACATCACCGCTCTGGAGATTGAGGTCTCGCTCTTCACCCCGGAGCCCCTTACCAACGGCCTTCTCGAGGCTTGTGGCGAGCTCGACATTCCTGTTCTCGCATACT CTCCCCTCGGCAGAGGCTTCCTCGGTGGCCAGATCAAGTCTTTCGACGAGCTCCCTGAGAACGACTTCCGCCGCATCAACCCTCGCTGGCAGGGTGAAAACTTCACCAAGAACCTCGAGCTCGTCTCCtccatcgaggccatcgccaagaagaagggctgcACCACCAGCCAGGTCGCCATCAACTGGCTCGTCGCCCTGTCTCGTCGTCCCGGcatgcccatcatcatccccatcccTGGCTCTACCAACCCGGACCGCATCCGTGAGAACGCAACCGTCGTCGACTTGACCGAGGACGATATGGCCAGTATCGACAAGATCCTCGCCTCCTTTACGACGGCTGGTGAGCGATACCCTGCCGCCCACATGGACTTGTTGAATGGTTAG
- a CDS encoding Mitochondrial intermediate peptidase — protein MLNSRGSRLWICTRCVRHATKPPQRRGIVSAVAQAFSPSAPVDHAASSAHDDAVLRSLFDAPTSRSFPKFSLKKSQGLFKNRYLTSPDGFLRFAKANLERATKIVHRVLNASSVQEYQAVVRDLDRLSDLLCRVLDLSDFVRMTHPDPRFQDAAANAWALVYQYMNQLNTMTGLSDQLSQALAMPEVTEVWSEEEKTVAEQLKLDFMKSAVNLPKASRDRFVDLSSRISEIGSAFVQGMQPERKQITLPAHKFYGLYPGLAATLKVRSEITLPTLGSEAAAALQSVYDEDTRKEIYLAQRTASRETIQYLEAMLRLRGELAELAGFESYGHMALKDRMMAKSPASVMQFLLALRDHNTPIIQDELRELVLKKRDRLNIPDSKLQAWDRDFYMEKIRADMRSRKRQEDQLSSFFSVGTVIQGLSRLFDRLYGIRLVPRESLPGETWHPDVKRLDVIDDKGDQVAVLYCDLFYRPQKSPNPAHFTVRCSREILPSEVAEIAAEQDGDAPTFESAEMAANDGMEISTKDGVLKQLPTIALVCDFPKSDNSKEPAFLSFHSVETLFHEMGHAIHSILARTSFQNVSGTRCATDFAELPSTLMEHFAADPTVLSLFARHWRSDQPLPYELVAERARLTKRFEGIDTEHQIILAMVDQAYHAPDVANPGFDSTAVFHDIKGRFAHGPQDPPNTCWQGFFGHLHSYGSTYYSYLFDRVLAERVWRVVFKAGDNGAAVSRENGERLKENLLKWGGGRDPWTCLAETLQDERLAPGDEKSMALVGSWGIKDDHHP, from the coding sequence ATGCTGAATTCGAGGGGCAGCCGCCTCTGGATCTGCACTCGATGCGTTCGACACGCGACCAAACCTCCTCAACGACGAGGGATTGTTTCCGCCGTGGCCCAGGCCTTTTCCCCGAGCGCTCCGGTCGACCATGCAGCAAGTTCCGCTCACGATGATGCTGTTCTGCGCAGTTTGTTCGACGCTCCCACCAGCAGATCTTTCCCCAAATTCAGTCTCAAGAAGAGCCAGGGACTCTTCAAGAACAGATATCTCACCAGCCCGGATGGCTTCCTTCGATTCGCCAAGGCAAACCTCGAACGGGCGACCAAGATTGTCCATAGGGTCCTCAATGCGTCCTCGGTGCAAGAATACCAGGCCGTTGTCCGCGACTTGGACAGGCTTAGTGATCTGCTTTGTCGAGTCCTGGACCTCTCAGACTTTGTTCGGATGACGCATCCGGACCCCCGATTTCAAGATGCGGCCGCCAATGCGTGGGCGCTGGTTTACCAGTACATGAACcagctcaacaccatgacTGGCTTGAGCGACCAACTCAGCCAGGCCTTGGCCATGCCTGAAGTCACAGAGGTGTGgtcggaggaggaaaagactgTGGCGGAGCAGCTCAAGCTGGACTTTATGAAGTCGGCAGTCAATCTGCCCAAGGCCTCACGGGACAGATTCGTCGATCTATCATCACGTATCAGTGAAATTGGTTCGGCTTTTGTGCAAGGAATGCAACCGGAGAGGAAGCAGATAACTCTACCTGCTCACAAGTTCTACGGTCTTTATCCTGGTCTGGCGGCGACTCTAAAGGTTCGCTCCGAGATCACGCTCCCTACTCTTGGATCAGAAGCGGCAGCAGCACTTCAGAGTGTCTACGATGAGGATACTCGAAAAGAGATCTACCTCGCTCAGCGAACCGCATCTCGTGAAACGATCCAATATCTCGAGGCCATGCTGAGACTAAGGGGCGAGCTTGCAGAGCTAGCAGGATTTGAAAGCTATGGCCATATGGCTTTGAAGGACCGCATGATGGCCAAATCACCCGCCTCAGTGATGCAGTTCCTCTTGGCTTTGAGGGACCATAACACCCCTATCATCCAAGATGAGTTGAGggagttggtgttgaagaagcgCGATAGGCTCAACATCCCAGACTCTAAACTCCAGGCCTGGGATAGAGACTTTTATATGGAAAAGATCCGAGCGGATATGAGATCTCGAAAGCGTCAAGAAGACCAACTGAGCTCATTCTTCTCGGTGGGAACAGTGATACAGGGTCTGTCCAGGCTGTTTGACCGCCTCTATGGCATTCGCCTCGTCCCGCGGGAAAGCCTCCCCGGAGAGACGTGGCACCCAGATGTCAAGCGACTTGATGTCATTGACGACAAGGGCGACCAAGTGGCCGTCCTGTACTGCGATCTGTTCTACCGCCCACAAAAGTCACCAAACCCAGCCCACTTTACTGTTAGATGCTCTCGCGAGATTCTCCCTAGCGAAGTCGCCGAGATTGCAGCTGAGCAGGACGGTGATGCGCCGACCTTTGAGTCGGCTGAGATGGCTGCCAACGACGGCATGGAGATCTCAACCAAGGATGGAGTGCTGAAGCAGCTCCCAACTATCGCCCTCGTCTGCGACTTTCCCAAGAGTGACAACTCCAAGGAGCcggccttcttgtccttccacTCTGTCGAGACCCTCTTCCACGAGATGGGCCATGCCATCCACTCCATCCTGGCCCGGACGAGCTTCCAGAATGTGTCGGGCACCCGGTGTGCTACTGACTTTGCCGAGCTGCCATCGACTCTCATGGAGCACTTTGCCGCCGACCCAACCGTACTCTCCCTATTTGCCCGCCACTGGAGGTCGGACCAGCCGCTGCCCTATGAGCTCGTGGCTGAACGAGCCCGCCTCACCAAGCGTTTCGAGGGTATCGATACGGAACACCAGATCATCCTCGCCATGGTTGACCAGGCTTACCACGCGCCCGACGTTGCAAATCCTGGCTTCGATTCCACAGCCGTCTTCCATGACATCAAGGGCCGCTTCGCCCATGGGCCCCAAGACCCTCCCAACACCTGCTGGCAAGGCTTCTTTGGCCATCTGCACAGCTATGGAAGCACCTACTATAGCTATCTCTTCGATCGTGTCCTGGCTGAGCGTGTCTGGCGTGTCGTGTTCAAGGCCGGTGACAATGGCGCTGCCGTCAGCCGTGAAAACGGAGAACGCCTTAAGGAGAACCTGCTGAAGTGGGGAGGTGGCCGAGATCCCTGGACATGCTTGGCTGAGACGCTCCAGGATGAGAGACTTGCTCCTGGAGACGAAAAGTCAATGGCCCTGGTTGGAAGCTGGGGAATCAAGGATGACCATCACCCATAG
- a CDS encoding MICOS complex subunit yields the protein MASRVVFSRRSLAPLATLALGGMALAPATVFAEGPSSLKRKPIYDDFEIPKPNPAPVTPPPAAAQPAEPVDEEEPKARSPTPTDRLAVHIGKARLALYEYAVAAENKVNETMDSAFNLEQSFTSTIASLAPSRESGEQLMPGAIYVLVAAMAGSIITRNRSIVLRASLPLALGIGAGWTVLPVTMRNISDLTWKYEQRFPVVAQSHIRLRESILNGVSFAKTHSEVGVRYVDEKVTDAREAVEGWVQKGK from the exons ATGGCTTCACGAGTGGTGTTCTCACGG CGCTCCCTCGCGCCGCTGGCGACGCTGGCCCTCGGCGGCATGGCGCTCGCTCCGGCCACTGTTTTCGCCGAAGGtcccagcagcctcaag CGAAAGCCCATCTACGACGACTTCGAGATCCCCAAGCCAAATCCCGCACCCGTGACACCACCACCCGCTGCCGCCCAGCCCGCCGAGCCtgtcgatgaggaggagcccAAGGCCAGGTCGCCGACTCCTACGGACCGTCTGGCCGTCCATATTGGAAAGGCGCGTCTGGCCTTGTACGAGTACGCTGTGGCCGCCGAGAACAAGGTCAACGAGACCATGGACTCGGCCTTCAACCTCGAGCAGTCCTTCACCAGCACCATCGCCTCTCTGGCCCCGTCCCGCGAGAGCGGCGAGCAACTCATGCCCGGCGCCATCTACGTCCTTGTCGCCGCCATGGCCGGCAGCATCATCACCCGCAACCGGAGCATCGTCCTCCGCGCCTCGCTTCCTCTGGCCCTGGGCATCGGCGCCGGCTGGACAGTGCTCCCCGTCACCATGCGCAACATCTCGGACCTCACCTGGAAGTACGAGCAGAGGTTCCCCGTCGTTGCCCAGTCCCATATCCGGCTGCGTGAGAGCATCCTGAATGGCGTCAGCTTCGCCAAGACCCACAGCGAGGTGGGTGTGCGATATGTCGACGAGAAGGTGACGGATGCGAGGGAGGCTGTCGAGGGCTGGGTCCAGAAGGGCAAATAA
- a CDS encoding DUF202 domain-containing protein, with protein MAEDAAPHPAAPDPVVPALTRESTGQSVSGRTSSNANGNASVTFQLSSGRRQSSSARINEILENARERAETMASGATSPKSPRAPGSPIFPPRTNSAVNPIIEDSSADEATGFIAHTPPLNYNSVTTTTTTTNNAAVTSGARVRKTSTRSTRRSRPASQHQSSDAHPPAAPGMTYSRQSEPEDKDPSWWQVQAEKFQSIELENKGSVARDHLAIERTFLAWLRTSLSFASIGIAVTQLFRLNTSLDGGGGGIDAAKNMDTLRQMGKPLGTTFLGISILTLFLGYRRYFQSQHWVMQGKFPASRGTVTIVAFVAFAIMVASLVVVIAIHPSQREL; from the exons ATGGCTGAGGATGCCGCTCCTCATCCCGCAGCGCCGGACCCTGTGGTCCCCGCCCTGACGCGCGAGTCCACGGGACAGAGTGTCTCGGGAAGGACGTCTTCCAATGCCAATGGTAATGCCTCTGTCACTTTCCAGCTGAGCAGCGGCAGACGCCAATCGTCGAGTGCGCGCATAAACGAGATACTCGAG AACGCCCGTGAGCGCGCCGAAACAATGGCCTCCGGCGCCACCTCCCCAAAGTCCCCCCGGGCTCCCGGAAGCCCCATCTTCCCGCCCCGGACCAACTCGGCGGTGAATCCCATCATCGAGGATAGCAGTGCCGACGAGGCAACCGGCTTCATCGCCCACACCCCGCCGCTCAACTACAACTCCgtcacaaccacaaccacaaccacaaaCAATGCCGCCGTCACCTCGGGAGCCCGTGTGCGCAAGACGTCAACCCGCAGCACACGTCGGTCAAGGCCGGCCTCGCAGCATCAGAGCTCCGATGCTCACCCTCCTGCTGCCCCTGGCATGACATACTCACGGCAGTCCGAgcccgaggacaaggacccGTCATGGTGGCAGGTCCAAGCCGAAAAGTTCCAATCCATTGAGCTCGAGAACAAGGGTAGTGTTGCTCGAGATCACCTCGCCATTG AACGAACGTTCCTCGCCTGGCTCCGAACATCCCTCAGCTTCGCTTCAATTGGCATAGCAGTAACACAACTCTTCCGACTCAACACTTCcctcgacggcggcggcggtggcatCGACGCCGCAAAGAATATGGACACGCTGCGCCAGATGGGCAAGCCCTTAGGCACAACGTTCCTCGGCATTAGCATCctcaccctcttcctcggctACAGGCGTTACTTTCAGTCCCAGCATTGGGTCATGCAGGGCAAGTTCCCGGCCAGCCGCGGCACCGTCACCATTGTCGCCTTTGTTGCCTTTGCCATCATGGTGGCCTCGCTCGTGGTCGTGATTGCTATACATCCGTCCCAACGGGAATTATAA